CATGTAAAATAGAGTTAAcagattttataaaattagaaaTCGTACATATAATGGCTATtacataataaatttaaaaacgaGATTGTACACAATTTAGCATATCGTttcttttgaattattttacattTTACAGATAAAAAGGTCACTTGTGATCTAGAACGatgaattgatttaatttgaaagtaCACTGGTTGATAACTTGGTTAATTAATgataatacatatatatgaactaaatttattatactgtttcacGAGATACTTACTCAATTATACGTGTCTTTAGTGTTAAAGAGTTACTCATATGGTATACCGCAAATATATGCGTGTGGATGAAAAATATCACACAAGGACACGGAAAACATGATTGAATGTGGTGTATATTACCTCCACAATTACATGAAGTGGactaaatcaaacactttctgTGAAGTGTCTCAAGATATTTAGCTTAGACATTTTCTGTAAAGCGACACAAGATATTTATCAGGTCGGTCGGGAAGTTAGCGTAACGATCTTTATTTCCAAGGGACAAAAACCATCGCAAagcatatatatttatatttgaagAGATGACAAAAACGAACTGATCTGCTCGCTCGACGTTTTATTTTGCACAAATATGTTTCTGCATATAGTAAATGTATGTTATGGCATGAAAGTGTGGTCAATTTTAGTGGAAATTATAGTTAGAAACTTATGTCATTGTTACGTTGTGTAGGGAACACCATACAATTAAAGAAATGGTATGGCATAGGGGGGCCGTCGAGCCATTTTACGTGCGGAGTTCAAATGTAAGGCAGATAGTTGACAATTGACATTTCATTAATTGCATTTTCTAGTTTCATGTTTGGCTAattccaaaaatatgaaaataatacTATACTCTATTTAAATTCTTCATCCCTCTTTCTTTCCTCACTCCCCTCTCGCATCTTAATAACAAAGCCATTTCAACTTCTCTTTTCCATACCAATTTTTGTCCCTTTTAACACTTGACATAGTTAACGCATACACAAATCAAACATATGGCTTCATCTCCTCCTATATTAGACACAAATTCAAGTTGTTGGGCAGGATGCAATGTTTCTTGCCCTTGGTTCTCGTTTGTCGAGGTGGGATTTCGATCAAACTCTGTCTCGATGAGGACTAAGCATTCGAAAAGAAATAGCATCAACTGTGTTTTGCATTCACCTTCAATTGCCGCTTTACCCAAGCTGCCCTTTCAATCATCCACAACACTTGGAACAGATTTGCCACCCGAGAGATCTGATTCTCCGGCGCGGCCGCCTCAGTGGAACATACTAAAAAAGGTGGCAGCCCAAACCTTGGACGCGGTGGAGGGTCTATTGGTTTCACACGAGCGACAACACCCACTCCCCAAGACTGCTGACCCACAAGTCCAGATTGCCGGAAACTTCGCACCGGTCCCAGAGCAACCGGTGCAGAATAACCTTCAGGTGACGGGTAAAATTCCCTCCTGCATTAACGGCGTTTACTTGCGTAACGGCGCCAACCCTTTACACGACCCAGTAGCGGGCCACCACTTATTCGATGGTGACGGCATGATCCACGCCGTGACCATCGATGGAGGCAAGTCCGTCAGCTACGCTTGCCGGTACACGGAGACGCAAAGGCTGACTCAGGAACGTAAATTGGGCAGGCCCGTTTTTCCTAAAGCCATTGGCGAGCTCCATGGGCATTCGGGCATAGCCAGGTTGATGCTCTTCTACGCCCGAGGCTTATTCGGGGTACTGGACCACAGCCAAGGCACAGGGGTGGCAAACGCCGGGTTAGTATACTTCAATCAAAGGCTACTAGCCATGTCTGAAGATGATCTTCCCTATCAAGTTCGAGTCACCCCATCAGGCGATCTCGAAACAGTTGCGAGGTATGATTTCTCCGGGGAATTGAAAAGTAACATGATTGCGCATCCAAAGATTGATCCAGTGTCTGGGGAGCTATTTACTTTGAGCTACGATGTTGTTCAAAAGCCTTATCTTAAATTCTTCAAATTCTCCAATGGGGGCATCAAATCACCCGATGTCGAAATACCACTTGATGTTCCAACAATGATACACGATTTCGCCATAACAGAGAATTTCGTGGTGATCCCTGATCAGCAAGTGGTTTTCAAGCTTCAAGAGATGATTAAAGGAGGCTCCCCTGTGATATACGACAGGAATAAGATTTCCAGGTTtggaattttgtccaaaaatGCTAAAAATGCGGATGATATCATATGGGCCGAATGTCCCGAAACCTTTTGTTTTCACTTATGGAATGCTTGGGAGGAGCCGGAGACGGATGAGATCGTGGTGATCGGGTCATGCATGACTCCACCCGACTCCATTTTTAATGAATGCGATGAAAAGTTGAAAAGCATTTTATCTGAAATCCGACTGAATCTGAAAACCGGCGAGTCCAAAAAGCGGGAAATCATCAACTCCTTGGAGCAAATCAATCTAGAAGCCGGAATGGTTAACCGGAACCTTCTCGGTCGGAAAACCAGGCACGCTTATCTTGCTATTGCGGAGCCCTGGCCTAAGGTCTCCGGCTTCGCAAAAGTGGACCACTACACCGGAAAAGTTGAAAAATCCATCTACGGCGATTGTAAATACGGAGGCGAGCCGTTTTTCGTCCCAAATGACACAAATTCAGAAAGAGAAGATGATGGGTATATTCTCACATTCGTACACGACGAAAATGCGTGGGAATCAGAGCTGCAGATCATAAATGCCATGACGTTAGAATTGGAAGCCTGCGTCAAGCTTCCATCTCGTGTCCCGTACGGATTTCATGGGACCTTCGTGAGCTCAAAAGACTTGGAAAACCAAGCATAAATGACGCTGCGACACCTTGCAGTAGTATGATGTACTGGAAGAATTTAGTGTATATATACGCATAGCAGTTCGTATGTATATAAGTGCTGTCGACGGCACTACCAGAGGGATTGGTAGATTTAGAGCAGCGTCCCCGGATTTCTCTGCTAGTCTTTGATTATGATTTTGACAGTTGTTTTGTTAGGATAAATTTTGGTTTTACACAATCTTTTTCCGCTGCCAGGCTTGTAGCTTTTGCTGTAGGTAATAATGGAGCTCAGCTGGTTTCTGTCTCTTTTTTTCCATGATTATCTTCGATTCCCCGatgcatgtatatatttttttcctcaaGTGTTCTTGTCAAAGCTCTATTTGCAACTAAGTTTGCAAGGCGGTCAACTCCTCAAATACACTCTAGGaaggtcatttttttaaaaaaaagtgttGATCGAGGTTATTTCCTCGTTTATAAATTTGTTGTCTGGAATGCAATAATTAAATATGGGAATGGATAATTTAGAATTTCGTTTGGATATTTAAAAAGGTATATTTTTTGGTTCGTTTATCTATCTAATcgtatttatgattttattctattgatttatatttatttttttatcaattttatatttataccattcgattttttttataatgaaGTGCTGATTTGACCTATGAATGTATGTAATTTTGGCAGCACATcgttattttcaaatattttaaatcattattttcTAATTTCATATCAGTATTACCACGAAAAATTGTTGAAGTTAAAATATTTGGACAAGATTTTACGTAGCTTCTGACTGTGTTCCGGGTTTAATAAGAATGTTTAGTTggttaaagttatttttaataGTTGTGTCATATATCCTCAGCAAGTGAAGCGAAAATTTTACAGTAGTTGTTAATAAAGCAAACGTCTGACTCTATAAATATCCGTAATTACGAATTAAAAGTAATCAAGTACGTAGTTTATTGATCAATCGTCACTGAttacacaatatatatatatatgtgtgtgtgtgtgtgtgtttcttGAAAAGATACACACTTTTTAGCGTACGTGTTAAATGTCAAAACAACAGAAAAAAGCTTTAATTTGTGAGCATCTTTTTCCTTGGAATATTTAAGTGCGCTCTCGAATTCCATTGTGATCCAGTAACTAAAATGTTTGGTTGTACTTGTGCACGtccgtgcatatatatatatatatatatatatatatagaattgacCCAACGTGATGCCACCGCCCACCGTTCCACCGTCTTGCTCCTCCACCCACTTGGAGCAGAAAAGGTATATATTAAATGATGTCTTGGAAAGGATCTACGGCATCTTTGGACTCAGACAGAACGATTATAAGACTAAAGTAAGACCAGTCTAAAATTGGTCCAAGGAAGTCGAGACCGAGTGCAAGTCAGCTCTTTATATATAACTAGTTATTTTGCACACGCGGTGCGTGtacattatttttataattatctaTGAACTAAAATGAAATTTGACAGATTATCGAGAGACTAAAATGCCAtttgattttataatttaaaaaaaaaaacaaaaatgttttttgaaattttaaaaaataaaaacaaaaatgtaattttgatatcaaatgagggTAAAATTGGGAAAACAAAAAACAGACCAATTTTTTGTCTCTATTAGCGAGATtcttaataatagtaataaatatagatatagatGCATGTTAGTAAAAAGTAG
The Primulina tabacum isolate GXHZ01 chromosome 9, ASM2559414v2, whole genome shotgun sequence DNA segment above includes these coding regions:
- the LOC142556721 gene encoding 9-cis-epoxycarotenoid dioxygenase NCED2, chloroplastic-like, which encodes MASSPPILDTNSSCWAGCNVSCPWFSFVEVGFRSNSVSMRTKHSKRNSINCVLHSPSIAALPKLPFQSSTTLGTDLPPERSDSPARPPQWNILKKVAAQTLDAVEGLLVSHERQHPLPKTADPQVQIAGNFAPVPEQPVQNNLQVTGKIPSCINGVYLRNGANPLHDPVAGHHLFDGDGMIHAVTIDGGKSVSYACRYTETQRLTQERKLGRPVFPKAIGELHGHSGIARLMLFYARGLFGVLDHSQGTGVANAGLVYFNQRLLAMSEDDLPYQVRVTPSGDLETVARYDFSGELKSNMIAHPKIDPVSGELFTLSYDVVQKPYLKFFKFSNGGIKSPDVEIPLDVPTMIHDFAITENFVVIPDQQVVFKLQEMIKGGSPVIYDRNKISRFGILSKNAKNADDIIWAECPETFCFHLWNAWEEPETDEIVVIGSCMTPPDSIFNECDEKLKSILSEIRLNLKTGESKKREIINSLEQINLEAGMVNRNLLGRKTRHAYLAIAEPWPKVSGFAKVDHYTGKVEKSIYGDCKYGGEPFFVPNDTNSEREDDGYILTFVHDENAWESELQIINAMTLELEACVKLPSRVPYGFHGTFVSSKDLENQA